One region of Dehalococcoidia bacterium genomic DNA includes:
- a CDS encoding M20 family metallopeptidase: MTTTITDDTLPRARASVQALIADAIALRRDLHQHAELSTQEHRTQAVILERLTSIGADDVRDVADTGATAIVRGALPGPNLLWRADIDALPLLESTGLPFASTNGATHACGHDGHTAIALTLAAVLQASRDRLAGSVRFAFQPAEEHVGGAKRMVDAGVMDDPKVDRTFGLHIWSSSPLGHVLVTPGPIFAAATHFRIIVRGRGGHAAAPQETIDPILVASHVVVALQSVVSRSVDPAATAVVTVGRFEAGVRGNIIPNEVMMSGTVRTYEKPVLDRILQRMDEIVRGVTSAWGAEYQFDHSTLPACTNDPDTAAMVAGVAARFLAPEHVGETRVTGADDMSYFLDRAPGVYFLLGASPRHVKRVEAHHHPGFDFDEACMPIGVELALRIIEEATGSTL, from the coding sequence ATGACCACCACCATCACCGACGACACGTTGCCGCGCGCGCGGGCGTCCGTGCAGGCGCTGATTGCCGACGCCATCGCGTTGCGGCGCGACCTACACCAGCACGCCGAGCTTTCGACGCAGGAGCACCGCACGCAAGCCGTTATTCTCGAACGCCTCACGTCGATCGGCGCCGATGACGTGCGCGATGTCGCCGACACGGGCGCAACCGCGATCGTGCGCGGCGCCCTGCCGGGGCCGAACCTGCTCTGGCGCGCCGACATCGACGCGCTGCCGCTCCTGGAGTCGACAGGACTGCCGTTCGCCTCGACGAATGGCGCCACGCACGCCTGCGGCCACGACGGCCACACTGCGATCGCGCTGACGCTCGCCGCGGTGCTGCAGGCGTCGCGCGATCGCCTCGCGGGCAGCGTGCGCTTCGCGTTCCAGCCGGCCGAAGAGCACGTCGGCGGCGCAAAACGCATGGTCGATGCCGGCGTCATGGACGACCCGAAAGTCGACCGCACGTTCGGGCTGCACATCTGGTCGAGCAGCCCGCTCGGGCACGTGCTCGTCACGCCGGGGCCGATCTTCGCGGCCGCGACGCACTTTCGCATCATCGTGCGGGGGCGGGGCGGCCACGCCGCGGCGCCGCAGGAGACGATCGACCCGATCCTCGTGGCCTCGCACGTCGTGGTCGCGCTGCAAAGCGTCGTCAGCAGGTCCGTCGATCCCGCCGCGACCGCCGTCGTTACGGTCGGGCGGTTCGAGGCCGGCGTCCGCGGCAACATCATCCCGAACGAAGTGATGATGTCGGGCACGGTGCGTACGTACGAGAAGCCGGTGCTCGACCGCATCCTCCAGCGCATGGATGAGATCGTCCGCGGCGTCACCTCGGCGTGGGGCGCGGAATACCAATTCGACCATTCGACGCTGCCCGCATGCACAAATGATCCCGATACGGCGGCCATGGTCGCCGGCGTCGCGGCGCGGTTCCTGGCGCCGGAGCACGTGGGCGAAACGCGCGTCACCGGCGCCGACGACATGTCGTATTTCCTCGACCGCGCGCCCGGCGTGTACTTCCTGCTCGGCGCCTCGCCGCGGCATGTCAAGCGCGTCGAGGCGCATCATCACCCCGGCTTCGACTTCGACGAGGCATGCATGCCCATCGGCGTCGAGCTGGCGCTCCGCATCATCGAAGAAGCCACCGGATCGACGCTCTGA
- a CDS encoding GrpB family protein: MTTARTGKPIVIADYDPQWPQIFRDERQLIFDTVGDGLFERIEHVGSTAVPGLAAKPIVDMMPGVRSLADVTPDVIARFASIGYEYVPEYEQPNDVDEGAPERRYFRKDRDGARALHVHLVEKGSEWWVKHLRFRNYLRYFPEDRDAYADLKRAIAADYNAKMGASWGSTELNIYYTDNKTDFVEGALAKFAAQIDAHARIVVAPYDERWPRFSAAERARLAAALGPHALAIEHVGSTSVPGLAAKPTIDTCVGVADMPVLDEFRPIMIALGYKGLRLNEHDWGYAPLRTQEMNYNTHFVPYGGERWKYYLDFRDYLRAHSDVAEAYAALKLANAQEFDRDILGYIEAKAEFVVDMRTRSAAWRAGG; encoded by the coding sequence ATGACGACCGCGCGCACCGGCAAGCCCATCGTCATCGCCGACTACGACCCGCAATGGCCGCAGATCTTTCGCGACGAACGCCAACTGATCTTCGACACGGTCGGCGATGGGCTGTTCGAACGCATCGAGCATGTGGGCAGCACGGCCGTGCCGGGCCTCGCCGCGAAGCCGATCGTCGACATGATGCCCGGCGTGCGCTCCCTTGCGGACGTGACGCCCGACGTCATCGCGCGGTTCGCGAGCATCGGCTACGAGTACGTGCCCGAGTACGAGCAGCCGAACGACGTCGACGAGGGGGCGCCGGAGCGTCGCTACTTCCGCAAAGACCGCGATGGCGCGCGGGCGTTGCACGTGCACCTCGTCGAAAAGGGGAGCGAGTGGTGGGTGAAGCACCTCCGCTTCCGCAACTATCTGCGCTACTTCCCCGAGGATCGCGATGCATACGCGGACCTCAAGCGCGCCATCGCGGCGGACTACAACGCGAAGATGGGCGCAAGCTGGGGTTCGACGGAACTCAACATTTACTACACGGACAACAAGACCGACTTTGTCGAAGGCGCCCTCGCGAAGTTCGCCGCCCAGATCGATGCGCACGCAAGGATCGTCGTCGCACCGTACGACGAGCGTTGGCCCCGGTTTTCGGCGGCAGAGCGTGCGCGGCTGGCGGCGGCGCTGGGTCCGCACGCGCTGGCGATCGAGCACGTGGGTAGCACCTCGGTGCCAGGGCTGGCCGCCAAGCCCACGATCGACACATGCGTCGGGGTGGCCGACATGCCTGTGCTCGACGAGTTCCGGCCGATCATGATCGCTCTCGGATACAAGGGCCTGCGACTGAACGAGCATGACTGGGGATACGCGCCCCTCCGCACGCAGGAGATGAACTACAACACGCACTTCGTGCCGTACGGTGGCGAGCGCTGGAAGTATTACCTGGACTTCCGCGACTACCTGCGCGCGCACTCCGACGTGGCAGAGGCGTACGCCGCGCTGAAGCTCGCGAACGCCCAGGAGTTCGACCGCGACATCCTGGGCTACATCGAGGCGAAGGCGGAGTTCGTCGTCGATATGCGCACCC